TGATCCTTCGCGCGTTTAAGCGACCGATTCTCGGCACGTACGAATTGGTTGGGTTATTAGGAGCAGTGGTAATCGCGTTCGCTCTACCCCAAACATCTCGCCTGAAAGGCCACGTGATGATGGATTTCCTCACCGGGAAATTGCCTGAGACGATACAATTCGTTCTGCATGCAATTACCCGATTGCTTGCTCTGGCCCTGTTCGCAATCTTGGGCTGGAACCTGTGGTTAATGGCGAATGATTTTCATCGTGTGGGGGAAGTTACTCCTACTCTGCAACTTCCCCTCTACCCCATTGCCTACCTGGTGGCCCTGTGTTGTTTTGTTGAGTGTCTGGTGCTGTTTGTAGACATGCTGGAAAAGAGAGACATGGAACCATGAGCTTTGCCACAATCGGCCTTCTGGTCATTCTGTTGCTCTTTGTTTTTTTCCTCATGGGGCTTGAGATCGGCTTTTCAATGGCCCTGGCGGGATTTATCGGTTTTGCTGCCATTGTCAATGTAGATGCCGCGTTCAATCTCGTGGCGAAAGACGTGTATTCCGTGTTGTCTTCGTACGGTTTTACGGTCATACCAATGTTTGTGCTCATGGGGCAAATCGGTGCGAGCGGCGGCGTAGCCCGCAATTTGTACGATTCCGCTTACAAGTTCATCGGACACGTGCCGGGCGGTCTCGCAATCGGGACCGTTGCCGCTGCGACAGTTTTCAAAGCGATTTGCGGCTCTTCCCCCGCAACCGCTGCAACGTTTGCAACCATAGCTGTTCCGGAGATGGATCGGTACAATTATGACAGAAGGCTCTCCTGCGGAACCGTCGCAACCGTGGGAACGCTGGGAATACTGATTCCGCCGAGTGTAGTGCTCATCGTGTACGGAATACTCACTGAGACTTCTATCGGCAAGCTGTTTCTGGCAGGGATCCTTCCGGGACTCATCGTTGCTTTTTCCTTTGTGATGACACTCTTCGGGTGGAGTGCCATGAATCCCCATCTCGGCCCCAAAGGTGAAAAATCTTCCTGGAAGGAGCGATTCTCATCCTTACCGCCTGTCCTGGTGGTGCTCTCGATTTTTCTCATCGTTGTTGGCGGTCTCATGATGGGTTTTTTTACTCCGACCGAGGCCGGAAGCGTTGGAACCTTTGCAGTTTTGATCCTCACGTTGTTCAAGAAAGACATGGACCTGAAGCGCTTTGTGCAAGCGGTGTCCGAGACTCTACGGATTGCCTGCATGGTTATTATGCTCATTGCCGGAGCTACGATTCTGGGTCATTTCTTTGCAGTAACCCGGACGCCATATATTGTTGCCGGCTGGCTTGAAGGTCTTCAAGTAGATCGCACGGTCATCATGTTGATTATCATTGCAGTGTATCTCATAGGTGGGTCTTTTATTGAAGACTTGGCCTTTCTCATTTTGGCGACTCCTATTTTTCTCCCCGTAGTCCTCAAAATGGGTTACGACCCTATCTGGTTCGGAGTCATCATCAGTGTGGTAACCATGATAGGAGTGATTCTTCCCCCCATGGCGATTAACGCCTTTGTTGTCTCGGGGGTATGCAAGGAACCGGTGGGTACTGTGTACAAAGGCATTTATCCGTTTATCGTAGGGATGAGTCTGTGCCTTCTGCTACTCCTGTTCTTTCCTCAAATTTCATTGTGGCTTCCCAATGTGCTCATGCCTTAATCAGGGCTGACGCTGCTTTATGCTAATGTGCGTTCAAAGAAGTAATCCCGCCACTGGCGGGAGCAAATCCGGTCCCGGCATGTCTCCGAACGAAGTCAGACCGTGCCGTTCGCAGCGAAGGAGATTTGGCGGGACCGGCAAAAAACAGATCTCTCAATATTCCCTCTATGAAAGCACATTGGCATTATAGCGCGAATGCCCGTCGAGCAGAATTTCGATTTCCGACGAATTGACACGGGTTCTCTAAATTGATAACGTGGTTTTCCGAGAGAAACCAAGGCTGCCGATGTGCTCCGCATACGAAATGCAGCGGAATCGCTTGGGAACTGTGGATTTATATTTTTCGGGCAGGATGAACAATGTTTGTAGTTGCAAATTTTCTCAGTGCATTTGCCGGTGTTCTGGACATAGTTCTCGAAATCTACATGTACATAGTCATTGTCTCGGCACTCATTTCATGGGTAAATCCAGACCCGTACAATCCCATTGTGCGATTCCTTTACAGTGTCACAGAACCTGTTTTTTCCTGGGTTCGCCGGATCTTGCCGTTTCCTGCCATGGGCATCGATTTCTCCCCCATAATTGTGCTCCTGGTTATCTTCTTTCTGCGCCAGTTTCTCGTGAGGACTCTCCTACAAATAGCCGGCAGTGTTGCAGCACAGTGATGGAATACCTGCCGTTTTCTGTCGGGAACTGTAAGCATGGAATTCATACGTGAACACCGGAGCGGCGTTACGCTGGCTGTAAAGGTGGTTCCGAATGCTTCCAGGAGTGAGTTGCGTTTCGATGAGAGGCGTCTGATTGTTCGTTTGGCCGCACCTCCTCTGGAAGGAAAAGCCAATCGTGAACTCATAAAAATCATTGCCAAAACACTGCGAATTCCCCAGGGCTCTGTCGAAATACTTCAGGGAAAAACAGGGCGGGAAAAAGTTGTCCTCATTGTCGGGGCTGAGAAGCAATCTGTTTCAGACTTGCTTCTGAGGATTTTGGGATAGACGGATCAATCGATCTGGGGGGAACTTCTTTTGTAACTGACCATAGCCTATACCATTACGCAGTTGTGCACTGTTTTATACACACTTGCTATACACTTTCCAATTCAGCTTCTCTTCGTAATTCTTTCATGCATAATCATTTTGACTTGATCCGCTGAGGCTAATTTTCTAAAATGACCGGCCGGTCATCAAAGAACTTTCCGGAAGGAAATTCAATGGTATTCCAGGATCTCAGAGAATTTATAAGCTATCTCGAACAGACGAATCAGTTAGTTCGGATATCGACTGCTGTAGACCGTGATTTGGAAATAACCGAAATTGCGGATCGAATTATGAAAGGGCCTGCAGACAGAAACAAAGCGATTCTGTTTGAGAATGTAGAAGGTTTTCCAATTCCTGTGGCCATCAATCTTTTCGGGTCCGAATCCAGAATGGCTGCGGGTTTGAATGTGAATACTTTGGATGACCTTAACCATAAGCTAACTCACCTCATTGATTTGAAAGTTCCTAAAGGTCTGCGATCGGTCTTGGCTCGAGGTGCCGACATCCTGACAGCATTGAAATCCGTGGGCTTGAAACCAAAGATGGTTCGATCTGCTCCATGTCAGGAGGTTGTTATCACGAAGAATCCTAGCCTCGACATTTTGCCTGTACTTAAATGCTGGCCTAAAGACGCTGGTCGCTTCATTACACTGATGCAGGTGATCACTCGCGATCCTGTCACAAAGATACGCAATGTGGGAATGTACAGATTACAGGTTCTCGGACCGGATCGGCTTGCGATGCATTGGCAGGAGCATAAAGGCGGAGCAGAGCACGAGCGAAAAGCCCAGGAAGAAGGAATAACGCAGATTCCTGCGGCAGTGGTTTTGGGCGGTGATCCTGCCAGCATGTGGGCGGCGTCGGCACCTATGCCGCCGGATTTGGACGAATACCTCCTGGCCGGATGGCTGAGAGGCAAGCCTGTAGAGTTTGTCAATTGCGTGAGCCAGCCACTTGAAGTGCCCGCCAATGCAGAGATTGTCATCGAAGGCTACGTCGACCTAACAGAATATGCGGACGAAGGACCTTTCGGAGATCATACGGGATATTATACGCCCAAAGGATCGTTTCCAGTATTTCGAGTCACAGCGATAACCCATCGGGAAAATTCCATCTATCCCGCTACTGTCGTGGGGATACCTCCTATGGAAGATGTCTACATGGGCAAAGCCACTGAGAGGCTATTCTTGCCCTTGATAAAACTGTTCCTGCCTGAAGTTGTCGATTACCACATGCCTCCTGCGGGTGTATTTCACAATCTGGTTTTGGTCAAAATAAAGAAAAAGTACCCGGGACATGCCCGAAAAGTGATGTTTGCGATATGGGGCATGGGTCTGTTGATGTTGTCAAAAGCCATAGTTGTTCTGGACGATTGGGTGGATGTTCACAATTTGTATGAAGTCGCCTGGCAGACTCTTGGAAACGTGGACTGGGAACGGGATATTCTCGTGGTACATGGTGCCGTGGACCAACTGGATCATGCCTCATCGAAGCAGTCGTATGGAGCTAAGATCGGAATAGACGCCACTGCCAAAACCAATGAAGACGGTTATTCGGCGAGCTGGCCGGAAGTCGTTCAAATGAGTCCTGAAATCAAGTCTCTGGTTGACAAAAAATGGAAAGACCTAGGTTTGTAATTCGGCTATCCAGCGTCCGTGTCTTCCTGGAGATGATCAAATTCGAACATACTGTATTTGCGTTACCATTTGCATATACAGGGATGTTCCTCGCGGCCAGAGGTCTGCCTGACTGGAAGGTTGTCCTCTGGATTACCGTAGCTCTGGCTGCGGCACGCACGCTTGCAATGACTGTGAACCGAATAGCCGACAAAGAATACGATGCAAGAAATCCGCGGACTTCAGGCCGAGCGCTTCCTTTGGGTTTAGTGGACCTCAAAACCACTATCATCGCTGCCTTCATTTCTTTCATGGTATTTGAATTTGCTGCATGGAAGCTGAATTATTTCGTCCTTATTCTTTCCCTTCCTGCACTCGTATTTTTGTTGGGCTATCATTATACAAAGCGTTTCACCTGGGCTTGTCACTGGGTTTTGGGATTCACTGACGGAATAGCTGTGGCAGGTGGATGGGCTGCTATAAAAGGAACCATCGACTGGCCTGCCTATGTGTTATGGTTTGCTGTAACCTGCTGGATTGCAGGAGTTGATATAATCTACGCATGCCAGGACATTGATGTGGATCGGAAGGAAGGACTCCATTCGATTCCATCAAGATTCGGAGCCTCGATTGCTCTGCAGATTGCACGAATAAACCATATTCTGGCGGTTGCTGCACTTTCGTTTGCGGGCTTAATTATGGATCTGGCGTGGCCGTATTGGTTTGGTGTTATCTTGACTTCAATACTTTTGATTTATGAGAATGTTCTCGTCAGTGCTGACGATCTTTCAAGGCTGGATTATGCATTTTTTAATATTAATGGCTACATCAGCATGTGTTTGCTTGCAGGCACGATATGGGCAATCTTTATTTGATAAAAGAGGTAAGATTTGGGGAACCTTTTTTGTAAAAAAGGTTCCCCAAACCCTTCCAAAAAACTTTTAACACTTGTCTGAGTTGTTGTTTTTTCTATAGAAAAAACAACAACTCAGAATGCTAGAAGTTCTTGGGATGGGGGTCGGGGAAACACTTCTTACAAGAAGGGTTTCCCTCCGATCAACTCCTGCACTATTTCCAACAATTTTCTAATTTCCACGGGTTTTGTGAGTATTTTGTCAACACCGTGAGCGAGTGCTTTCTCAGCAATCAAGGGTTCGGAACCCCAGCCGGTCAAGAGAATGAATACCGGTTTCGGTATCCTTCGTCGAGCGGAGGATTCAGTAATCCGTCTCGCCACTTCCCACCCATCCATTCCAGTCATTTCTATGTCGGAAATGATGACATCTATATGCGTGTTTTCAAATATTTCCAGTCCCTGCAAGCCGGATTCCGCGGTGAACAGATTTTGCCCCAGTTTTTTGAGACCTCTTTCCATCAGAGTCAGCAACGGTTTCAAATCATCGATAAGCAATATATTCAGCTTCATAATTACACACGTGTTGACTAGAGCGGTTGCCAAAAATTCTGAGGTTTATCCCACGCTTCAATACAAGACATTAGTGGGGACCGGCGTCCCTGCCGGTCCATTCTATCGATATCATTGATCATATTGAAGATGTGCCGGCACGGAGGCCGACACCCACCAATACTCCTAAGAGAGAAAATCAAAAAGAAATTTCCCGTACGAAGTGTTTCCCGAACTCCATCTCAAGAACTCTTCCCCATTCGCCGGGAACCTGGCCCGGGTCGAATTCCCGTCTCCAAAATCAATTTACTCATTTAAAGAGCGGGATGTACTCGCAGAGGAATCTAATGACCGCAAGGGATCCGGTCAAATATCATTATCCGGCTACTAAGTTCTACTTTCAGTAAAAGATCGACTATCGGGTAAGGGTGTACTGAGAACACATGTCCAGGAGCAAACCTCGTGTCTTTATTCGCTTTTCCGTAAAATCTTCGAATTTAGGATCAGAGCTGTTCCGAGTCACGGTTTCTTCCGTGTAGTCGGCATACTTGAGCGCTTCAGGTAGGACAGCCGCTTTACCGTACTGTTTCAGGATTGTTTCCAATTTCGCCCGAGCTTGATCGTATTGCTGCGTTCGTTTTGTTTTGGCAGATTCGGCTTTCGCTGTCTCAATATCAGCTACATAAACGGTTATGGCACGACACACTTCCAGTGGTAATTGCCCGAATTTCGAACTCGCTGCATCCTGAGCCGCAAGTGGCGTAATGTGCACCAATGCAATAATGACTGCAATGAAAAAAGGACGTAACGTTCTCATATCCTGAACCTCTCCTCGGTCTACTCTGCTACAGTGTTTGCCAAAAGTTTTGTCCGATTTAAATCCCCCCAGCCCCCCTTATTAAAGGGGGGGAGAGGGGATTTTTCGACTAACATCTGCGCTGAGTTTCGGTCATTTATTTTGGCAATGACTATATTCTCCCGGCAGTGCCCGTGTCGTATGTATCGATGCCTGTATCGGCAGAGCCGCTTTTCCCTTTCTTCTTGAATCGCTGCACTGCCACGTAGAGAACCGGAGTAAAGAATATGCCCAACATGGTCACTCCCAGCATGCCGAAGCATACAGCGGTTCCTACAGCCTGTCTGCTGGCGGCTCCGGCTCCTGTTGCCGTGACCAGGGGCAATACGCCGACAATGAAAGCGAATGACGTCATGAGTATTGCGCGAAAACGCAGCTTTGCTCCTTGCACCGCCGCCTCGAGGGTCGACAGACCTTTTGCTTCCTGGTCGCGTGCGAATTCCACAACAAGAATGGCATTCTTGGCAGATAAGCCTACAAGGAGCACGAGTCCGACCTGAGTATACAGACTGTTGTCCAATCCCCGAAGCGTAAGCCCAACAACTGCCCCCAAAACCGCCAATGGAACCACTGCCGCCACCGCAACGGGATCGATCCAGTTCTCGTACTGTGCCGCCAGGATCATGATGACAACCACAATAGCCATAGCAAATACCAGGAACACCTGACTCCCGATCTTCTGCTGCTGGAACGCTACTCCGGTCCATTCTGCACCCGCCCCCGGAGGCAATGTCTGTTCAGCCAGATTCTCCATCACCTTCATGACTTGGCCTGAGCTGACACCCGGTTCGCCTTCACCAATGACGCGGATGGCAGGATACATATTGTATCTGTCGATACGAACGGGGCCCGATGAATAATCCAGGCTGACCAGAGTCCCCAATGGCACCATCTTCCCTTCAGTGTTCTTCACCTGAAGATTCTTTATGTCGTCCATCTGAGACCGGAACCTGGGCTCTGCCTGAACGGTTACATGCCAGGTCCGTCCGAATTCATTGAAATCATTAACGTACGTTGAGCCGAGATATGATTGCAGCGTATCGAAAACGGACTGCAAAGGTACTTTCAGGCTCAGTGCCTTCACTCGGTCAACATCCGCAAAGACTGAGGGTGCTCCCGCTCTAAACGTCGAGTTTACAGCCGATAGCTCTCCTTCCGCTTTCCCTTCTCTCACGAATTCTGCGGCAGCATCCGCCAGTCTTGTGAGTCCGACTCCGGATTTGTCTTCAAGCCAAAGTTCTGACCCGGCACTCTGTCCCAGTCCCACGATGGGCGGCAAAGAAAACGGGAACACGATGCCGCTCTGGATATGGGAAAACTTCTCCGCCAGCTCGGCCACGATAACGTCCTTGGATCTTCCCTTTTTAAGTCGTTCATCCCATGGTGCCAATGCAGCGAATCCGCTGCCCAGACTCGGGCTGTTTCCGTCCAGAATAGAGTTGCCGGGGGTTACGGAAAAGTACGTAATTCCTTCCGTTGATTTCAGGATTTCCATAACCTGCTTCAAGGTGGTGTCGGTCCGCTGGAGGGAAGCTCCATCGGGCAATTGAGCGTTCAAAAGAATGAGCCCATCATCTTCATTGGGAAGAAATCCCGAGGGCACCCGTGAAAAGGCGAGGTACGTCAATCCCAGAGCACACGCCCAGACGACAATCATGAGAGGTACATGCCGGACCAGATAGGAGACAATAGAAGTATAGCGATGTGTTACCTTTTCGAAAACCTCATCGAATTTTCTGAAGAAAATGTTTTTTTCACCCGTGTGAGGTCGAAGCCATAACGAACACTGCACAGGCTTCAAAGTCATGGCGTTGATGGCGCTCAGCAAGGTGGTCATAGCTATGGTAAGAGAAAACTGGCGATAAAGCTGACCTGAGATTCCTCCCAGGAGAGCTGCGGGAACAAATACGGCCATGAGTACCAGTGTGATACCGATAATTGCGCCGGTAATCTCATCCATCGCTCGTATGGAGGCTTCTTTTGCTCCAAGCCCATGCTCCCGCATATTTCGATCGACGTTTTCCACCACTACAATAGCGTCGTCCACAACAATGCCGATTGCCAGGACCAACCCGAAAAGGGTGAGCATATTTATGGAAAACCCGAATGCATACAGAACGGCAAAGGTGCCAACGATAGATACGGGAACGGTTGTTGCGGGAACCAGAGTGGCACGCCAATCCTGGAGAAAGATGAACACCACGATGAACACCAGGACAAACGCTTCAAGGAGTGTAATCACCACTTCTCTAATAGATGCCCGCACGAATGCGGAACTTTCGTACACGATCTGGTAATCAACGCCTTTGGGAAAATCCTTTTTCAGAGAATCCATAAGGCTGTGGACTTCGTCCGCCACTTCGAGAGCATTCGAGCCCGGAGTCTGGTACACGATCAGGGTTACCGCGGGCTTTCCGTTATAATAGGAACGAGTATCATAACTTTTGGCTCCAAGGTCGACTGTGCCCAGATCTCTTATGCGGACGACACTGCCATCTTGCCCTGTTTTTACGACTATGTCCGAGAATTGTCCCACATCGGTCAAGCGTCCGAGAGTGTTTACGGGAAGATCGAGATCCTGATCTTTGGGAGCCGGCTCCTGACCGAGACGTCCGGCAGCGACCTGGACGTTTTGACTCTTTAGCGCATTCACCGCCTCATTTGTGGTGAGACTGTTGTATTGGAGCCGATTCGGATCGAGCCAGACGCGCATGCTGTAGTCTTTCGTAGGAAACATTTGCACGTCGCCTACGCCTTTAAGCCTGCTGATCTGATCCTTAATCGTGGTCGTTACGTAGTTGGTGAGAAACAGATCGTCGTACGAACCATCCGGTGAATACAGACAAAGAACGGTGACGAATGAAGTCGATGCCTTCTTCGTCACGACACCCTGGCGCTGAACGTCCTGAGGCAAAGACGACATTGCCCAGTTCACGCGGTTCTGAACCAGCACCGTTGCCATGTCTACATCGGTGCCCAGGTCGAAGGTGACACGCAGCGTATAGGACCCGTCCCGGGCACTTGTGCTTTGCATGTAGATCATGTTCTCCACGCCGTTCACCTGCTGCTCTATGGGAGCAGCTACGGTGTCGGCCACGACCTGCGGGTCTGCACCGGGATAGGAAGCGGTCACCTGGACCATGGGTGGAGCAATGGGCGGGAACTGGGAAATCGGCAAAGTGAAAATTGCCACGCCCCCGGCAGCCATAATGAGCAGAGAGATTACTGATGCCAGAACCGGTCTGTTGATGAAAAAACGACTTACCATGATCTCTCAGCCCTCTTAGTCTTTCTTGGATGCCGGCTGAGTTTCAGGTTGCGGGTTCCGGGCGACAGTTGGTTTTACGGGATTGACCTTCGATCCCGGTCGTGCCCTTTGAATGCCGTCAACAATCACGTTATCCGTATTTTTGAGACCTTCTTCGATTACACGCATACGATCGACCCGTTCACCGATCTTAACCCGTTTCTGGTGCACGACCTGCTGTTCGTCTACAGTAAATACATATTTGCCGCCCTGATCGAATTGGAGAGCAACATCCGGAACCAGCAAAGCCTCGCGTTTTTCCAGAGGAACACGGACCCGTACGAACATTCCGCCCATCAGCAGCCCGTCAGGGTTCGGAAAGATGCCCCGGACTTGAATCGTCCCGGTAGACTGATCGACTGTGGTATCCGCGAAGTCGATTCTTCCCGTGTGAGGATAATCCGATTCGTCGGCCAGACTGATGTAAACCGGAATGTCCGGTGGCAACTGTGTGACCGGATCTGGTTTCTTCTTTGCCTTGCGGCGCACCAGCAAGAGGTCCCGTTCACTGATATTGAAATAAACGTACACTGAGTCGTCATCTACAACGGTAGTCAGAAGCGTTTTTTCCGTGGCTCCCACCAGATTTCCGACGTCGACCAGATTGCGACTCACCCTTCCATTGATGGGAGAAGTTACCTGTGTCCACTCCAGGTCGAGTTTCGCCTTGTCCAGTGCAGCATCCGCCAAATCCACGTCAGCTCGGGTGACGTCTCGTTCCGCGGTTTTTTTCTCCAGTTTCAGTGCACTAATAGCCTCTTTGCTTTCCAATTGCTGAGAGATCTGCAGCTCGGTTTGACTCAGCTTTGATGAGGCCTTTTGCGCCTCCAATTTGGCCTTACTTTCCTTGACGGAAGCTTCATACTGTCTGGGGTCTATGACGAACAGCAAATCCCCGGTCTTCACCTTTGCTCTTGGTTCAAAACAAATTTTCGTGAGAAAGCCGGGAACTCGAGCCCTGATGTCCACCGATTCAAGCGCCGCAATATTGCCGGTATATTCCAGATACTTGGTCACTTCTTTTCGAACCGGTTCAGCGATAGTTACCTCGGGGGGCCTAATTTTCTTCTTGGTGGATTCGTTTTGACAGCCGGAAGAAAAGAGAACCAAAAAGATGAGAAGAACGATCGGAATCTTGATTATCTGAGGTACAGCTCCCTCACGAGATGTTTCCCAATTGAACAACGCAGATTTCACCGGATTCATGAAGCTCTCACACACGCGTTTTTCCGCTCTAAAAAACATCAAATCTTGATGATTTGCTGTGGAACAAAACGTTCCGAAAGAAGTCTTCGCAATGTTACTGAAGACTCAGAATCAACAGAAGTGATGATTGCTAACCGCTAAAGTGCGATTCTTCATCACTCAAAACCACTCGTCCGCACCATAGCACAGATGCTTGCCTGCACAGGAGAAAAATGCTTCAGATTGAGCTTATTATACGGATTCGCAATCAGAAGAGTAAAACCGCAAATCTTGCCGTTCCAAAAAGACATGATGCTACGCTTGCCGATAGACAAATAGCCAGTTGAGTGCTGGTAGTCTTCGATTGTCTACTGCGACCGGTAGGATGTTTGAACTGGTTGTGGCGGGTTTTAATTGACAAACCAGAAAGAAAAGCTCCAGGAACTGGGATTGTCCGTCTGAAATTACATTTAGATTCCCACAGGTTTAGTCTTTTGTTCTCGACTGTGAGTGAGCGTCGGATTCGGATTTTTCAATGGCGGGGGTCCGTAAATTCGGAGAGAGGACTTCTTCAATCTGGTAACGGATGAACGCGGGATTATGGGAAGACACCAGAATACGGGCAAAAAGATTATCGAATGTCTCTCAAGAGCCTCTTTAAGAGTAATCGTTCCTCAAGACTCAAATCTCTGAGGATTTCCCGGTTCGCCTCTTCCCTTTCTCTGAACAGATCCTCACTTAAGCTCTTGGCTTTCTCCGTTAGATAGATGCGGAGCACTCGTTTGTCATCCGGATCGGTTTTCTTGGAAATCCAGTCTTTTTCGGCCATTCGGTCGAGCACGCCTGAAAGGGTCGCACTGTCGAGAACCAGTTTACCGGCAAGATCCCCGGCCGACAGCCCCTCTTCCGATACAACGGCTTCCAATACGAGGGTTTGGACAGGCGTGAGCCCGTACGCGTTGAGGCGCTTCTTTATATTTGCATGGGCTTTTTGATAGGCCTTTGCAAGAAGGAACACGATGCAGTCTTGATACACATCCACAACTCTATTCGCAGACCTTCTCATTCGTGAGGTCAGAGGAAAACAGTCTGTCTACAATCGTTCGGTTCAGATGGTTACGAGCTCAGAATGGAATTTCATCTTCCGGTGGAGGAGGATAGTAGTCATCGGAACGCCTCCCCGTAGAAGCCGGCCGGGATCCTCCGGTATTTTGTCTCCTCGGCTGCTCTTGTGCAGGACGGCTCTGGTTTTGTCCGCCTCCGCCCAGCATGATGAGATCGTTCGCAATGATCTCTACACTGGTCC
The sequence above is a segment of the Desulfomonile tiedjei DSM 6799 genome. Coding sequences within it:
- a CDS encoding efflux RND transporter periplasmic adaptor subunit, giving the protein MNPVKSALFNWETSREGAVPQIIKIPIVLLIFLVLFSSGCQNESTKKKIRPPEVTIAEPVRKEVTKYLEYTGNIAALESVDIRARVPGFLTKICFEPRAKVKTGDLLFVIDPRQYEASVKESKAKLEAQKASSKLSQTELQISQQLESKEAISALKLEKKTAERDVTRADVDLADAALDKAKLDLEWTQVTSPINGRVSRNLVDVGNLVGATEKTLLTTVVDDDSVYVYFNISERDLLLVRRKAKKKPDPVTQLPPDIPVYISLADESDYPHTGRIDFADTTVDQSTGTIQVRGIFPNPDGLLMGGMFVRVRVPLEKREALLVPDVALQFDQGGKYVFTVDEQQVVHQKRVKIGERVDRMRVIEEGLKNTDNVIVDGIQRARPGSKVNPVKPTVARNPQPETQPASKKD
- a CDS encoding MarR family winged helix-turn-helix transcriptional regulator, with the translated sequence MRRSANRVVDVYQDCIVFLLAKAYQKAHANIKKRLNAYGLTPVQTLVLEAVVSEEGLSAGDLAGKLVLDSATLSGVLDRMAEKDWISKKTDPDDKRVLRIYLTEKAKSLSEDLFREREEANREILRDLSLEERLLLKRLLRDIR